In Drosophila santomea strain STO CAGO 1482 chromosome 3L, Prin_Dsan_1.1, whole genome shotgun sequence, a single window of DNA contains:
- the LOC120448388 gene encoding uncharacterized protein LOC120448388: MSINRVNLSTAMRSASLKFYLLCLLVICVIGWSAGVPLSRKELEERYRTKPPVYDERDADAELDNAYERLPKRP, encoded by the exons ATGTCCATCAATCGAGTCAATCTCAGCACAGCCATGAGAAGCGCGTCGCTTAAGTTCTATCTGCTATGTCTGCTAGTTATCTGCG TGATCGGTTGGAGTGCTGGAGTACCACTTTCACGGAAGGAACTCGAGGAGCGGTATCGAACAAAGCCGCCGGTGTATGATGAACGAGATGCGGATGCAGAATTGGATAATGCCTACGAACGGTTACCGAAAAGACCTTGA
- the LOC120448387 gene encoding uncharacterized protein LOC120448387 has product MNAVGIFLICLACSFGASIPFPNPCQMETDCGEVDETSAICGLDEERGCIRKFPSKCHLEKAFCVEGRNFTDFSEEYCSMESYLCEISLTYERWSIFFGHEFSS; this is encoded by the exons ATGAACGCAGTTGGCATTTTTCTAATATGTCTGG CATGTTCCTTTGGAGCGAGTATTCCATTTCCAAATCCGTGCCAAATGGAAACTGATTGCGGTGAGGTGGATGAGACAAGTGCCATTTGCGGATTAGATGAGGAAAGGGGTTGTATTCGAAAATTTCCATCCAAGTGCCATTTGGAAAAGGCATTTTGCGTTGAAGGAAGAA ATTTCACTGACTTTAGTGAGGAATACTGCTCAATGGAATCGTATCTCTGTGAGATTTCACTAACATACGAACGCTGGTCCATTTTCTTTGGACATGAATTTTCGTCATAA
- the LOC120449027 gene encoding multidrug resistance protein homolog 65 has product MTMTETREDVPATDADEAAPEAQKKAKTKETAQPIVSYTQLFRYIAGWDYLLLLSAIVAAFLQSLVFPIAIVVYSELVAMFIERTLGQGTSSVTIGLSLFGGGKIHTNATYEENMQELRNDSVSFGILMTLNTLLMLFSGVYYVDAFNRLALKLTVRMRREFFKATLRQEIGWHDMAKDQNFAVRITDNMEKIRSGIAENLGHYVEIMCDVTISVVLSFVYGWKLALAIVFYIPLTLFVNSAVAHYQGKLTGQEQSSYVRASSVVEEVIGAIRTVVAFGGERTESQRYDSLLKPALKAGKWKGAFSGLSDTVMKAMLFITGAGSFWYGANLILYYRDPSIPIDEREYTPAVVMIVISGIIVSANQISRTSPFLETFAMARGSASPILDVIDRTSLIDPLSKAGKILNYGLKGAVEFRDVFFRYPAREDVIVLRGLNVVVEEGQTVALVGPSGCGKSTCIQLLQRFYDPVFGQVLLDGEDVRKYNIKWLRSNIAVVGQEPVLFQGTIGENIRHGKPEATQKEVEDAAKAANAHDFIIALHKGYDTDISEKGVQLSGGQRQRIAIARALIQQPKILLLDEATSALDYHSEKLVQAALDKACKGRTTLVVSHRLSAIRHAHRIVYIENGKAVEQGTHEELMKLEGFYYKMVTVHSYDDSAEELLNELEEVAEIKERKMSYEAEPYQLGTRNSIVSLEKNAEFQMKNLNGLTNITLNPEFEDAGVPSGNYISTFFRILGWARPEWSFLIIGAICAGLYGVTMPVFSVVLAELYGSLAKPTDEEVLDQSASMAIISLVIGIAAGVVCYIQTFFFNLAGVWLTMRMRSKTFKCIMNQEMGWFDRKENSIGALSARLSGDAASVQGAIGFPLSNIIQAFTNFICSIAIAFPYSWELALICLSTSPFMIASIVFEARFGEKSALKEKEVLEETSRIATETITQIRTVAGLRREEELIRIYDKEVERYRTQILSRLKWRGLVNSLGKSLMFFGYAVTLTYGGHMCADGKIKFETIMKISNTMLYGLFILAQSLAFTPAFNAALLSANRMYEIIDRKPQIQSPESFEIQQNGNGTAYKTNVVQQGVSYRGLNFSYPSRPHIKVLKNFHLDINQGQTVALVGASGSGKSTCVQLLMRYYDPDEGKILIDQESIHHDMDLKTLRRRLGLVSQEPSLFEKSIADNIGYGDTSRQVPMQQIIEAAKMANAHEFIMSLPAQYDTVLGSKGTQLSGGQKQRIAIARAMVRNPKILLLDEATSALDFQSERVVQQALDSACSGRTCIVIAHRLSTIQNANVICVIQAGKIVEQGTHSQLLAKNGIYSKLYRCQTKAS; this is encoded by the exons ATGACAATGACGGAGACCCGCGAAGATGTTCCTGCTACGGATGCGGATGAAGCCGCGCCGGAGGCCCAGAAGAAGGCAAAGACCAAGGAGACGGCTCAGCCCATAGTCAGCTACACACAGCTCTTTCGTTACATCGCTGGATGGGATTACCTACTGCTCCTGTCGGCTATTGTGGCGGCATTCCTGCAATCCCTCGTCtttcccattgccattgtgGTCTACAGCGAACTGGTGGCCATGTTCATCGAAAGAACTCTGGGTCAGGGCACCAGTTCGGTCACCATCGGATTGTCGCTCTTCGGTGGCGGAAAGATACA CACAAATGCCACATACGAGGAGAACATGCAGGAGTTGCGAAATGACAGCGTATCCTTCGGCATACTCATGACCCTGAATACTCTGCTGATGCTCTTCTCCGGAGTTTACTACGTGGATGCCTTCAACAGATTGGCCCTGAAACTCACAGTTCGCATGCGAAGGGAATTTTTTAAGGCCACTCTAAGACAGGAGATCGGATGGCATGACATGGCCAAGGATCAAAACTTTGCCGTTCGCATTACGGA CAACATGGAGAAAATACGCAGTGGCATTGCTGAAAACTTAGGTCACTATGTGGAGATCATGTGTGATGTCACAATCAGTGTAGTTCTCTCCTTTGTCTACGGATGGAAATTGGCTCTGGCAATAGTGTTTTATATACCCCTAACCCTGTTTGTCAACTCAGCAGTGGCCCAT tACCAAGGTAAGCTGACGGGCCAGGAGCAAAGTTCCTATGTTCGAGCCAGCTCGGTAGTTGAGGAAGTGATTGGAGCCATCCGAACTGTGGTGGCATTTGGAGGAGAACGAACCGAGTCCCAGCGCTATGATAGTCTGCTGAAACCCGCTCTCAAGGCTGGCAAATGGAAAGGAGCCTTCTCCGGACTGAGTGACACGGTGATGAAGGCCATGTTGTTTATCACAGGAGCGGGTTCTTTCTGGTACGGAGCTAATTTGATTCTCTACTACCGGGATCCCAGCATTCCCATTGACGAAAGGGAATACACGCCAGCGGTTGTGATGATTGTGATATCGGGCATAATCGTGAGTGCCAATCAGATATCACGAACCTCGCCTTTCTTGGAGACATTCGCCATGGCTCGAGGATCGGCTTCACCGATATTGGATGTGATAGATCGGACATCCCTGATTGATCCACTCTCCAAGGCTGGTAAAATCCTGAACTATGGTCTGAAGGGAGCCGTAGAGTTCAGAGATGTCTTCTTCCGCTATCCTGCCAGAGAAGATGTTATTGTACTGCGTGGTCTGAATGTCGTCGTCGAGGAAGGTCAAACTGTGGCCCTGGTAGGTCCTTCAGGATGTGGCAAGTCCACGTGCATACAGCTGTTGCAGCGCTTCTATGATCCCGTCTTCGGGCAAGTTCTATTGGATGGTGAGGATGTCCGGAAGTATAACATCAAGTGGCTGCGTTCGAACATTGCCGTAGTGGGTCAGGAACCCGTTCTCTTTCAGGGAACAATTGGGGAAAATATCCGGCATGGCAAGCCGGAAGCCACACAAAAGGAAGTCGAAGACGCAGCTAAAGCCGCCAATGCTCACGATTTTATCATAGCTCTACATAAG GGCTACGATACGGACATCAGCGAGAAGGGCGTTCAGCTTTCGGGAGGTCAGCGTCAGCGCATTGCAATCGCAAGAGCTCTAATTCAGCAGCCGAAAATCCTGCTTTTGGATGAGGCCACCTCCGCCTTGGATTACCATTCCGAGAAGCTGGTGCAGGCTGCGCTGGACAAGGCCTGCAAGGGTAGAACCACCTTGGTGGTGTCCCATCGCCTTTCGGCCATCAGGCACGCCCATCGAATTGTTTACATCGAAAATGGCAAAGCCGTGGAGCAGGGCACCCATGAGGAGTTGATGAAGCTGGAGGGTTTCTATTATAAAATGGTCACCGTGCATTCCTATGATGATTCCGCCGAGGAGCTGCTAAATGAACTGGAAGAAGTGGCCGAGATCAAGGAGAGAAAAATGTCCTATGAGGCTGAACCTTACCAACTGGGCACCCGAAACTCCATTGTGTCGCTGGAAAAGAACGCAGAGTTTCAGATGAAGAACTTAAATGGCCTGACCAATATAACTTTGAATCCGGAATTTGAGGATGCGGGAGTTCCCTCCGGAAATTATATCAGCACGTTCTTTCGCATTTTGGGTTGGGCTCGACCAGAGTGGAGTTTCCTCATTATTGGCGCCATTTGTGCTGGACTCTATGGTGTTACCATGCCGGTGTTTTCCGTGGTGCTAGCTGAGCTATATGGATCGTTGGCCAAGCCAACGGACGAGGAAGTACTCGACCAAAGTGCGTCCATGGCCATCATCTCGCTGGTGATTGGAATCGCAGCTGGCGTGGTCTGCTACATCCAGACATTTTTCTTCAATCTAGCTGGAGTCTGGCTTACTATGCGAATGCG CTCCAAGACCTTTAAGTGCATCATGAACCAGGAGATGGGATGGTTCGATCGCAAGGAGAACAGCATTGGAGCCCTTTCAGCACGACTATCCGGCGATGCGGCCAGCGTTCAAGGAGCCATTGGTTTTCCGCTGAGCAACATCATCCAGGCGTTTACCAACTTCATCTGCAGTATAGCGATTGCCTTTCCCTACTCCTGGGAATTGGCCCTAATTTGTCTGAGCACCTCGCCCTTCATGATTGCATCCATTGTATTCGAGGCTCGATTTGGGGAGAAATCGGCGTTGAAGGAGAAGGAGGTACTGGAGGAAACCAGTCGCATAGCCACCGAAACTATTACCCAAATTCGGACAGTAGCTGGACTACGACGAGAGGAGGAGCTGATTAGGATATATGACAAGGAGGTGGAGCGATATCGGACGCAGATCCTCAGTCGACTGAAATGGCGAGGACTGGTCAATTCCTTGGGCAAATCCCTCATGTTCTTTGGCTACGCAGTTACGTTGACATATGGTGGACACATGTGTGCAGATggcaaaatcaaatttgaaaCGATTATGAA AATATCCAACACAATGCTGTATGGTCTATTTATTCTGGCCCAATCTCTTGCCTTCACTCCCGCCTTCAATGCTGCTCTCCTTTCCGCCAATCGAATGTATGAGATCATTGATCGTAAGCCACAGATCCAATCACCCGAATCCTTTGAGATCCAACAGAATGGCAATGGAACGGCTTACAAGACGAATGTCGTCCAGCAAGGAGTCAGCTATCGTGGCCTCAACTTTTCCTATCCCTCGAGACCCCACATTAAAGTCCTAAAGAACTTCCATCTGGATATCAATCAGGGTCAGACGGTTGCCTTGGTGGGTGCTTCGGGTTCCGGAAAATCCACATGCGTGCAGCTACTGATGCGGTACTACGATCCCGATGAGGGCAAGATT ctcATAGACCAAGAGAGCATCCATCACGACATGGACCTAAAAACTCTACGTCGGCGACTGGGCCTTGTGTCCCAGGAACCTTCACTTTTCGAGAAGTCCATCGCCGATAATATTGGCTATGGAGACACCTCGCGACAGGTGCCCATGCAGCAGATAATCGAGGCGGCCAAAATGGCCAATGCCCATGAGTTCATCATGTCCCTGCCTGCGCAGTATGACACGGTTCTGGGCTCCAAGGGCACCCAACTTTCCGGTGGGCAAAAGCAGCGAATTGCTATTGCTCGAGCGATGGTAAGGAATCCCAAGATCCTTCTGCTGGATGAAGCCACCTCTGCGCTGGATTTCCAAAGTGAACGG GTGGTGCAACAAGCTTTGGACTCGGCATGTTCAGGACGAACCTGTATAGTAATAGCTCATCGACTGTCCACAATCCAAAATGCCAATGTGATTTGTGTAATTCAAGCCGGAAAGATTGTGGAGCAGGGTACTCACTCGCAGCTTCTGGCCAAGAATGGCATTTATTCCAAGCTCTATCGCTGTCAGACGAAAGCCTCTTGA